Proteins from a single region of Carassius auratus strain Wakin unplaced genomic scaffold, ASM336829v1 scaf_tig00022424, whole genome shotgun sequence:
- the LOC113077370 gene encoding protein NLRC3-like — MSEEQGKECPCEMSLSEKQSVRSGSYVFSSVSIKSDQSKGEPPAFSEKKTSSTKSIQYETLGLGIQTHKNHFKENLLWIFQDLESKVIKFLKDELETFKKILQKENTQYFVKDFNENRCIISEAALDLTLYFLRSMKQDEAADTLEDELFFIHQLKCNLKKKYQCVFEGIAKQGDSILLNNIYTDLYITQGCSEQVNTEHEVRQIESFSRHNESHEIQVECKNLFEATEQDKEIRTVMTKGVAGIGKTICVQKFVLDWAEEKENKNISFIFPLPFREMNLKEKETQSLMGLLNEFFPETKGLNLTRKNKFKVLFILDGLDECRLPLNFDSNETWHDVSSPASLEVLLTNLIKGNLLPSALIWITTRPAAASKIPPDCIDRLTEIRGFNDAQKEEYFKKRLTDENLAKEIIGHIKQSKSLFIMCHIPVFCWISATVLQNILEEKRKNDLKNNQADGASKTLQESNTEDTPKTLTQMYTHFLRFQILQSRRKYDGKYTADVSWDKDAILSLGKLAFDQLERNNVIFYDTDLEACGIGICKASVYSGMCTQIFKKETGIILGTMYCFVHLSIQEFIAALYAHLFLDINKKIVFVHESTEQENKDETMIDLLKTAVDKALESDNGHLDLFLRFLLGLLLQSNRQLLRGLLTQQGNNDKSKKEIVHYIKQKLEDNPSLERSINLFYCLNELNEQTLVKEIQIHLNKGSLSSADLSPAQWSALAFVLLTSDEEMDEFELQKFKKSDECLIRLSAIIKTSKRAL; from the exons ATGTCAGAGGAGCAAGGAAAAGAGTGTCCTTGTGAGATGAGTCTCTCAgagaaacagag tgtgcGATCAGGCTCATATGTGTTCAGCTCTGTGTCTATAAAGAGTGACCAATCAAAAGGTGAACCACCGGCAttcagtgagaaaaaaacatcatctaCCAAAAG CATTCAGTACGAGACATTAGGTTTAGGCATCCAGACTCACAAGAACCATTTCAAAGAAAACCTCCTGTGGATCTTCCAG GATCTTGAGAGTAAAGTGATCAAGTTTCTGAAGGATGAGCTAGAAacgtttaagaaaatattacaaaaagagaacACACAatactttgtgaaggactttaatgagaaTAGATGCATTATCAGtgaagcagctcttgatctcacaCTCTACTTTCTTAGAAGtatgaagcaagatgaagctgctgatactcTAGAAG ATGAGCTGttcttcattcatcagctaaaatGCAATCTGAAGAAaaagtatcaatgtgtgtttgaaggaattgcaaagcaaggtgACTCTATACTTCTGAataacatctacacagatctctatatcactcagggttgtagtgaacaggtcaatactgaacatgaggtaAGACAGATTGAGTCCTTTTCAAGGCATAATGAATCACATGAGATACAAGTTGAATGCAAAAATTTATTTGAAGCAACCGAACAAGACAAGGAGATCAGAACTGTAatgacaaaaggagttgctggtATTGGAAAAACCATCTGTGTGCAaaagtttgttctggattgggctgaagaaaaagaaaataaaaacatcagcttcatatttcctcttccattcagagagatgaacttaaaggagAAAGAAACACAAAGCTTGATGGGTCTTCTAAATGagtttttcccagagacaaaaggactgaaccttacaagaaagaataaatttaaaGTTTTGTTCATCCTTGATGGACTGGATGAATGTCGTCTTCCTCTAAACTTTGACAGTAATGAGACATGGCATGATGTATCATCACCAGCTTCTCTAGAAGTTCTCCTaacgaacctcatcaagggaaatctgcttccttctgctctcatctggatcaccaccagaccagcagctgccagtaagattcctcctgactgtattgaccggctgacagagatacgaggattcaatgatgcacaaaaggaaGAATACTTCAAAAAAAGATTAACAGATGAAAATCTGGCCAAAGAAATCATTGGTCACattaaacaatcaaagagtctctttatcatgtgtcacatcccagtcttctgctggatttcagccactgttctccagaatattttagaggagaaaagaaagaaTGATTTGAAAAACAATCAAGCTGATGGTGCCTCCAAAACACTACAGGAatcaaatactgaagacactcccAAGAccctgacacaaatgtacacacactttctTCGCTTTCAAATCCTgcagagcagacgaaagtatgatggaAAATACACTgcagatgtttcctgggataaagacGCCATTctttcactggggaaactggcatttgatcagctggaaagaaacaatgtgatcttctatgacacagacctggaagcctgtggtattggCATCTGTAAAGCATCCGTGTattcaggcatgtgtacccagatctttaaaaAGGAAACAGGTATCAttcttggtaccatgtactgctttGTTCACTtaagcattcaagagtttattgcagccctttatgcacatctgtttctagacatcaACAAGAAAATTGTGTTTGTTCATGAGTCTACAGAACAGGAAAATAAAGATGaaaccatgattgatttgctTAAGACTGCAGTGGACAAAGCACTCGAGAGTGACAATGGACACCTGGACCTTTTCCTTCGCTTCCTTCTTGGTTTGTTACTCCAATCCAATCGACAACTCTTACGAGGTCTGTTGACACAGCAAGGCAACAATGACAAGAgcaaaaaggaaatagttcattacatcaagcagaaattagaaGATAATCCATCTCtagagagatccatcaatctgttctactgtctgaatgaactgaacgaaCAAACTCTGGTGAAAGAGATTCAGATCCACCTTAacaaaggaagtctctcatctgctgacCTTTCtcctgcccagtggtctgctttggcctttgtgttgttgacatcagatgaggagatggatgAGTTcgagcttcagaaattcaagaaatcagatgagtgtctcattagattatcagcaatcatcaaaacatccaaaagagctctgtaa